A window from Aquiluna borgnonia encodes these proteins:
- a CDS encoding shikimate kinase, with the protein MKTLILVGPMGSGKTTLGKRLAKELGVQFTDTDKLVAKTHGSITKIFEVHGEQHFRDLEHIALTEAIKAGGVIATGGGVVLRPENLALMKGHSVVFLDTAAEFVLGKINLEKRPLLKDNPERWQTIYDERKKLYEEAATATLFTGGASVKALIKQLKDLVEQ; encoded by the coding sequence ATGAAAACCCTGATACTGGTTGGTCCAATGGGTTCAGGGAAGACGACTCTGGGTAAAAGACTCGCGAAGGAGCTTGGTGTTCAATTCACGGACACCGACAAACTCGTTGCCAAAACCCACGGCTCGATTACGAAGATTTTTGAGGTACACGGCGAGCAGCACTTTCGCGACCTTGAACACATCGCCCTCACCGAAGCCATAAAAGCCGGGGGAGTCATCGCCACTGGAGGCGGAGTGGTCTTGAGACCAGAGAATCTAGCGCTAATGAAGGGCCACTCGGTCGTGTTTTTAGATACGGCCGCCGAATTCGTGCTCGGAAAGATAAACCTGGAGAAACGACCACTGCTCAAGGACAACCCTGAGCGCTGGCAGACCATTTACGATGAGCGCAAGAAGCTCTACGAAGAGGCGGCAACCGCAACTCTTTTCACCGGCGGAGCATCCGTTAAAGCGCTTATAAAACAACTGAAGGATTTGGTGGAACAGTGA
- the pyrR gene encoding bifunctional pyr operon transcriptional regulator/uracil phosphoribosyltransferase PyrR, whose protein sequence is MQESVVLEAHEIERALRRIAHEILEAVEGNSDLVLLGIPTRGRFLAQRLGQLLKAIDPDSKIELGTLDITMYRDDSVAAERLIHTTEIPVSGIAGRVVILVDDVLYSGRTVRAALDALNDFGRPSHVKLAVLIDRGHRELPIRPDFVGKNLPTSKSERVRVSLSEIDGQDQVVISK, encoded by the coding sequence ATGCAGGAAAGCGTCGTACTCGAGGCCCACGAGATTGAGAGGGCCCTGAGGCGTATTGCCCATGAAATTCTCGAGGCCGTTGAAGGCAATTCCGACCTTGTTCTCCTAGGAATTCCAACCCGGGGCAGATTTTTAGCTCAGCGGCTCGGCCAGCTATTAAAAGCCATCGACCCAGACTCAAAAATCGAGCTTGGCACGTTAGACATCACCATGTATCGGGATGACTCTGTGGCTGCCGAGAGACTGATCCACACCACAGAAATTCCCGTGAGCGGGATTGCGGGCCGTGTCGTTATCCTCGTCGACGACGTGCTCTATTCAGGAAGAACAGTCCGGGCCGCGCTTGATGCCCTGAACGACTTCGGAAGACCCAGCCACGTGAAACTGGCCGTGCTGATAGACCGAGGCCATCGAGAACTGCCAATCAGGCCCGACTTTGTTGGCAAAAACCTTCCTACGTCCAAGTCAGAGCGGGTCCGCGTGAGTCTGAGTGAGATAGATGGTCAGGACCAGGTGGTGATTTCAAAGTGA
- a CDS encoding dihydroorotase, with protein MKSVLKGVQLPNGKTTDVTIEGTTIAAIESTSEAGLDCSGLIALPGFVDVHTHLREPGFEASETVLSGSRSAAAGGYTAVLAMANTDPVTDKAEVAELVARLGAESGYCEVQPIGSVTKGLRGAELSDLEGLAKSSAKVRMFSDDGMCVFDESLMREALIRVKAFDGVIAQHSQDPQLTVGAQMNEGPLATELGLKGWPAIAEEAIIKRDAQLALETNSRLHICHLTTAGAVEVVRWAKAKGAKITAEVTPHHLLLTEELVRSYDPVYKVNPPLRRQEDALALQAAVLDGTIDVIGTDHAPHSAEKKQCEWQNAAFGMVGLEHAASVLQQVLIENGGQTWERFAALMSTKPAEIARLTGQGELRVGAVANLALIDPNARRTIQFQTHSRSQNNPFARTVLPGAVVHTIYRGRFTVVNQEVQELNG; from the coding sequence ATGAAATCGGTTCTAAAAGGCGTCCAGTTACCAAACGGTAAAACAACAGACGTCACAATCGAAGGCACCACTATTGCCGCTATCGAATCAACCAGCGAGGCTGGTTTAGATTGCAGCGGCTTGATTGCCCTACCCGGATTCGTGGACGTCCACACTCACCTTCGAGAGCCAGGTTTTGAAGCCAGTGAGACCGTTTTGAGCGGAAGTCGCTCTGCCGCTGCGGGTGGCTACACAGCCGTCCTTGCGATGGCAAACACTGACCCCGTGACCGACAAAGCCGAAGTTGCCGAATTGGTTGCCAGACTTGGCGCTGAGTCAGGTTATTGCGAAGTTCAGCCCATAGGTTCTGTAACCAAGGGGCTCAGGGGTGCAGAGCTATCGGACCTTGAGGGACTAGCCAAATCCTCAGCCAAAGTTCGAATGTTCAGCGACGACGGAATGTGCGTCTTCGACGAGTCACTAATGCGCGAAGCGCTAATTAGGGTCAAGGCATTTGACGGCGTGATTGCCCAGCACTCCCAGGATCCGCAACTCACAGTCGGGGCTCAGATGAACGAAGGTCCACTAGCTACCGAATTGGGTCTCAAGGGTTGGCCCGCCATTGCTGAGGAAGCAATCATAAAGCGGGATGCTCAGCTGGCCCTTGAAACGAATTCACGCTTGCACATTTGTCACCTGACGACCGCTGGTGCTGTCGAGGTTGTTCGGTGGGCAAAAGCCAAGGGGGCAAAAATAACCGCCGAGGTTACCCCGCACCACCTATTGCTGACCGAAGAGTTGGTGCGGAGCTACGACCCCGTCTATAAGGTAAACCCACCACTGAGAAGGCAAGAAGATGCGCTGGCCCTGCAGGCGGCAGTTCTCGATGGAACCATCGACGTAATTGGAACCGATCACGCTCCGCACTCGGCTGAAAAGAAGCAGTGCGAGTGGCAAAACGCAGCCTTCGGGATGGTGGGCCTTGAGCACGCGGCATCGGTGCTGCAGCAAGTTCTGATCGAGAATGGGGGGCAAACCTGGGAGAGGTTCGCAGCTCTGATGAGCACAAAACCCGCTGAGATTGCAAGACTCACCGGCCAGGGAGAATTGCGAGTCGGTGCTGTGGCGAATTTAGCCTTAATAGACCCGAATGCTAGGCGCACCATCCAATTCCAAACGCACTCTAGGAGTCAAAATAACCCTTTCGCCAGGACAGTGCTTCCCGGAGCTGTG
- a CDS encoding aspartate carbamoyltransferase catalytic subunit: MRHLTSIRELTRESAIALLDNAQELAQVGDREVKKLPALRGKTVVNLFFENSTRTRISFEIAAKRLSADVINVSAESSSVSKGESLKDTAQTLEALGADAIVLRHPMSGAPKILAAQGWTKASIVNAGDGSHEHPTQALLDALTLRQVAASSTDLAGLRVLIVGDILHSRVARSNILLLNLLGANVEICGPEALVPSGIEELGASISHSFDQALERNPDAVMMLRIQKERMDGSYFESPAAYGRDWSLNSERLSKLRLNTKILHPGPMNRGLEISAEAADDSRSLVLRQVANGVAVRMAVLHNCLSSGGES, encoded by the coding sequence GTGAGACACCTAACCTCAATTCGGGAACTGACCAGAGAGTCAGCCATCGCCTTGCTTGACAACGCCCAAGAGCTTGCGCAAGTTGGTGACCGAGAAGTCAAGAAACTCCCTGCACTACGTGGCAAAACCGTAGTGAATCTCTTCTTCGAAAACAGCACTCGAACCCGAATTAGTTTTGAGATTGCCGCTAAGCGCCTTAGCGCAGATGTCATAAACGTTTCGGCCGAGAGCTCCTCAGTTTCAAAGGGGGAGTCGCTCAAGGACACCGCGCAGACCCTGGAAGCTCTGGGGGCAGATGCGATTGTGCTGCGCCATCCAATGTCGGGTGCCCCCAAAATACTCGCCGCCCAGGGTTGGACCAAGGCCAGCATTGTGAATGCGGGTGATGGGTCTCACGAGCATCCAACCCAGGCACTCCTGGACGCTCTTACCCTTCGGCAAGTAGCTGCATCCTCGACCGACTTGGCAGGGCTGAGGGTTTTGATTGTCGGAGACATTCTGCACTCAAGGGTTGCCCGATCTAACATTTTGCTCTTGAACCTGCTGGGCGCAAATGTAGAGATCTGCGGACCAGAAGCACTGGTTCCCAGTGGAATCGAGGAGCTCGGCGCAAGCATTTCGCATTCCTTTGACCAGGCTTTGGAGCGCAATCCCGATGCAGTGATGATGCTGCGGATCCAAAAGGAGCGCATGGATGGTTCATACTTTGAATCCCCAGCGGCCTATGGCAGAGACTGGTCACTGAATTCCGAGCGGTTGTCAAAGCTTCGCCTAAACACCAAGATTCTTCACCCGGGCCCTATGAACCGAGGTTTGGAGATATCCGCAGAGGCTGCCGACGACTCACGCTCTCTAGTACTGAGGCAAGTAGCAAACGGGGTAGCCGTACGAATGGCCGTGCTGCACAACTGTCTAAGTTCAGGGGGTGAGTCATGA
- the aroC gene encoding chorismate synthase, whose translation MLRWITAGESHGPELIGVLEGLPAGVPVLAEDIQDGLARRRLGYGRGARMKFEQDEISLSTGIRHGLSQGGPIAIRIANTEWPKWETVMSAAPVAAEDLTGARGAALTRPRPGHADFTGMQKYNFDDARPVLERASARETATRVALGQVAKNFLRELGIELVTHTVAIGPVQNTSLELPKPSDVEKLDTDPVRCFDKEASAQMVAEIDDCHSSGDTIGGVTETLVYGCPPGIGSYVHSDRRLDAQLAGAIMGIQAMKSVEIGDGIDTTRRRGSVAHDEMLREDGAVHRITDRAGGIEGGMSNGEIIRVRAGMKPISTVPRALQTIDTATGDATTAHHQRSDVCAVPAAGVVAEAMVALVIANAVLEKFGGDSVGETKRNMESYLAAIPETLRSRIARG comes from the coding sequence ATGCTGCGCTGGATAACTGCTGGAGAATCTCACGGACCCGAACTAATTGGTGTGCTGGAGGGGCTCCCCGCGGGTGTTCCCGTGCTTGCTGAAGACATTCAGGATGGCCTAGCCCGTCGCCGGCTCGGCTACGGCCGTGGCGCTCGAATGAAGTTTGAGCAAGACGAGATTTCACTCTCTACCGGCATCCGCCACGGGCTGAGCCAAGGCGGTCCGATTGCTATTCGAATCGCAAATACTGAATGGCCCAAGTGGGAGACCGTCATGTCGGCAGCCCCTGTGGCCGCGGAGGATTTGACCGGTGCACGCGGTGCAGCGCTTACTCGACCAAGACCAGGTCACGCTGATTTCACCGGCATGCAGAAATACAACTTCGATGATGCCAGACCAGTTCTGGAAAGAGCCTCTGCCCGCGAGACCGCTACAAGAGTCGCGCTTGGACAGGTAGCAAAAAACTTTCTCAGAGAGCTCGGCATTGAGTTGGTTACCCACACTGTTGCCATCGGACCGGTTCAAAACACGAGCCTCGAGCTTCCAAAGCCTAGTGACGTTGAGAAACTCGATACTGATCCGGTGAGATGCTTCGACAAAGAGGCAAGTGCTCAGATGGTTGCCGAAATTGATGACTGCCACTCATCGGGAGACACCATCGGCGGCGTTACCGAGACCTTGGTTTACGGCTGCCCTCCAGGCATCGGTAGTTACGTGCATTCCGACAGAAGACTGGATGCCCAGCTTGCCGGGGCCATCATGGGGATCCAAGCCATGAAGTCTGTGGAAATCGGTGATGGCATAGACACCACACGTAGGCGCGGGAGCGTTGCCCACGATGAGATGCTGCGTGAAGACGGCGCCGTGCACCGCATCACAGACCGCGCCGGTGGCATTGAAGGCGGAATGTCAAACGGGGAAATTATTCGGGTGCGCGCGGGCATGAAACCGATTTCAACTGTTCCGAGGGCCCTGCAGACCATCGACACGGCAACGGGCGATGCCACAACAGCACATCACCAACGTTCGGATGTCTGTGCGGTTCCAGCCGCCGGAGTTGTTGCCGAAGCAATGGTTGCACTGGTAATCGCCAATGCGGTCTTGGAAAAATTCGGTGGCGACAGCGTGGGTGAAACCAAGCGGAACATGGAAAGCTACCTGGCCGCTATCCCCGAAACTCTTCGCTCCCGCATTGCCAGAGGCTAA
- a CDS encoding type II 3-dehydroquinate dehydratase, giving the protein MRKIYVLNGPNLNMLGAREPEVYGHQTLADIEAAMRKAAGGVEIEFHQSASEDVLIGLIHKAFGEKADVILNPAAFTHYSYALRDACAMLASVGSRLIEVHISNPHSRESFRHNSVISGVATGVIAGFGVDSYLLALSQLTRN; this is encoded by the coding sequence ATGCGCAAAATTTACGTCCTCAATGGGCCAAACCTAAACATGTTGGGAGCCAGGGAACCTGAAGTTTACGGCCACCAAACTCTGGCGGACATTGAAGCCGCCATGCGCAAGGCCGCAGGCGGGGTTGAAATCGAATTTCACCAGTCGGCCAGCGAAGATGTTCTAATCGGGTTGATTCACAAGGCTTTCGGGGAGAAGGCAGACGTAATTCTGAACCCTGCCGCATTCACCCACTACTCGTATGCCCTACGAGATGCCTGCGCGATGCTCGCCTCCGTCGGCTCGAGGCTAATAGAGGTCCACATTTCAAACCCCCACAGCCGAGAAAGCTTTAGGCACAACAGCGTCATTTCAGGTGTGGCAACCGGAGTGATAGCGGGCTTTGGGGTTGATAGTTACCTTTTGGCACTCTCGCAGCTGACTCGCAACTAG
- the efp gene encoding elongation factor P yields MATSNDLKNGMVLNIENQLWSVIEFQHVKPGKGPAFVRTKLRHVLSGKVVERTFNAGVKVETATVDRRDMQYLYNDGSGFVFMDNTTYDQITISAETVGEAANYMLENQMATVALHEGAPLYIELPPSVTLEITYTEPGLQGDRSTGGTKPATLETGFQIQVPLFIENNTRVKVDTRTGDYLGRVTE; encoded by the coding sequence ATGGCAACCTCAAACGATCTAAAAAACGGCATGGTCCTCAACATCGAAAACCAACTCTGGTCGGTGATTGAGTTCCAGCACGTGAAGCCGGGCAAGGGCCCCGCGTTTGTTAGAACGAAACTCCGTCACGTCCTCAGTGGCAAGGTCGTTGAGCGCACCTTCAACGCTGGTGTAAAGGTTGAAACCGCAACGGTTGATCGACGAGACATGCAGTACCTTTACAACGACGGCTCCGGTTTTGTCTTCATGGACAACACCACATACGACCAAATCACTATTTCGGCGGAAACCGTTGGTGAAGCGGCCAACTACATGCTCGAGAACCAGATGGCGACCGTCGCACTGCACGAGGGCGCTCCGCTTTACATTGAACTTCCACCATCTGTGACTCTTGAGATCACCTACACCGAGCCTGGTCTTCAGGGAGATCGCTCCACTGGAGGAACTAAACCAGCGACCCTCGAGACCGGTTTCCAAATTCAAGTCCCTCTCTTCATCGAAAACAACACGCGCGTGAAGGTGGACACCAGAACCGGTGATTACCTCGGCCGAGTTACCGAATAG
- a CDS encoding shikimate dehydrogenase, translated as MTSRFALLGSPISHSKSPAIHTAAFKAMGVDAAYDSQELSEHLAEWVQGLPDSYRGLSITMPLKEQALALAERADPIAIATNAANTLVRTNTGWDAYNTDVFGIQRSISHLKVAKALVLGSGATARSAVVALQELGIEVSIWARNSKSAKNLAFEFEALVCDDISTAKTVPLVISTLPGGALDEYLGQLESPSGVLLDVAYHPWPSKAAEHWGMNSTISGLEMLIWQAIGQQRLFNGNALDEPLEAEKEVLLAIRAALEMAK; from the coding sequence ATGACTAGTCGTTTCGCCTTATTGGGAAGCCCAATTTCCCACAGCAAATCTCCCGCGATCCACACCGCAGCCTTTAAAGCCATGGGCGTTGATGCTGCCTACGATTCCCAAGAGCTATCGGAACACCTAGCAGAATGGGTTCAGGGACTGCCGGACAGCTACCGGGGACTTTCTATAACAATGCCCCTAAAGGAACAAGCCTTAGCCCTAGCCGAGCGAGCAGACCCGATTGCAATTGCAACAAACGCTGCCAACACCCTGGTGCGCACAAACACCGGTTGGGATGCCTACAACACCGATGTTTTTGGGATTCAGAGGTCAATTTCCCATTTGAAAGTGGCCAAGGCACTGGTACTGGGTTCGGGGGCTACTGCAAGAAGTGCCGTCGTGGCACTGCAAGAGTTAGGAATTGAAGTCAGCATCTGGGCCCGAAATTCTAAAAGCGCAAAAAACTTAGCCTTTGAATTTGAAGCTCTTGTGTGCGACGACATATCAACCGCAAAGACAGTGCCGCTAGTAATTTCCACACTTCCAGGTGGGGCCTTGGACGAGTACCTTGGTCAGCTTGAGAGCCCAAGCGGGGTTCTTCTCGATGTTGCCTACCATCCCTGGCCATCTAAGGCCGCCGAGCACTGGGGCATGAATTCGACCATTTCCGGCCTAGAAATGTTGATTTGGCAGGCCATTGGCCAGCAGCGACTTTTCAACGGAAATGCATTGGACGAGCCCTTGGAAGCCGAAAAAGAAGTGCTCTTGGCCATTCGTGCCGCCCTAGAGATGGCAAAATAG
- the mltG gene encoding endolytic transglycosylase MltG yields the protein MLDEFETTAERGRRKGLLIGVVSVLATLGLIAGASLIAFDSVKDFVSRFQVEDYDGSGGPEVLIVIEAGDDGAAVARKLVDADVIKSFDAIYRSMLTTEFTIYPGTYRFPSQISGARALEILIAGENRVTVSTTIPEGFRIREIIPQLATDLGLSEADLENEIQKVLARLPEEAPNAEGYLFPATYTFDPGVTAEMVITAMVDRTEQALAKFDMTLKQSHEVMTLAALIQVEARLKEDFFKVSRVFQNRLELGMLLQSDATVSYGTGGTTVTTTDAQRSDENPYNTYLYPGLPAGPISNPGELAIEAALRPADGSWLYFVTVNLKTGETKFSNTWSEHEKAAQEFYAWLRENPEWND from the coding sequence ATGCTTGATGAGTTTGAAACCACTGCTGAAAGAGGCCGCAGGAAAGGACTGCTCATCGGAGTAGTTTCTGTGCTGGCGACTTTGGGCTTGATTGCTGGAGCATCGCTAATCGCTTTCGACTCGGTCAAAGACTTTGTTTCTAGGTTTCAAGTCGAAGATTACGATGGCAGCGGTGGCCCGGAGGTATTGATAGTTATTGAAGCTGGAGATGACGGGGCGGCCGTTGCACGAAAGCTAGTCGATGCCGATGTCATAAAGAGTTTCGATGCCATCTACCGCAGCATGCTCACCACAGAATTCACTATTTACCCGGGAACATACCGCTTCCCCTCGCAAATCTCAGGGGCCAGGGCCCTGGAGATCCTTATAGCGGGTGAGAACCGAGTAACGGTTAGCACTACGATTCCAGAAGGCTTCCGTATCCGGGAGATTATTCCTCAGCTCGCAACTGACCTTGGCCTGAGTGAAGCTGACCTTGAAAATGAAATCCAAAAGGTCTTGGCCAGATTGCCCGAGGAGGCTCCAAACGCCGAGGGATATCTATTTCCAGCCACATATACTTTTGATCCCGGCGTCACGGCAGAAATGGTTATTACTGCAATGGTGGACCGTACCGAACAAGCGCTGGCAAAGTTCGACATGACTCTCAAACAGAGCCACGAAGTGATGACCCTTGCGGCCCTGATTCAGGTAGAGGCCAGACTGAAGGAGGATTTTTTCAAAGTCTCTAGGGTCTTCCAAAATCGACTGGAACTGGGCATGCTGCTGCAGTCGGATGCAACCGTGAGCTATGGCACCGGAGGCACTACCGTCACAACGACGGATGCCCAACGCTCCGATGAGAACCCCTACAACACATATTTGTACCCCGGCCTACCCGCTGGTCCAATTTCAAACCCTGGGGAGTTGGCTATTGAAGCCGCACTAAGGCCGGCCGACGGCTCTTGGCTCTATTTCGTCACAGTGAACTTGAAAACTGGCGAGACTAAATTCAGCAATACCTGGTCAGAGCATGAGAAGGCCGCGCAAGAGTTTTACGCTTGGCTACGAGAGAATCCGGAGTGGAATGACTAG
- the aroB gene encoding 3-dehydroquinate synthase, protein MSSVIGRGLLSEVSKSLDGVKKVLILHPQSLSTTAIAVQEELRSKGFEALVAEVPNSEDAKRIEVASFCWQIMGQADFHRNDAVIGIGGGSTTDLAGFVAATWLRGVRSVLVPTTLLGMVDAAIGGKTGINTSEGKNLVGAFHLPHRVIIDLDTLDTLPRNELLAGMAEVVKCGFIEDPWILDAVESEGAQIDTHSEVFEELIRRAVAIKENVIAVDLRDTGNREFLNYGHTLGHAIEHAERYKWRHGAAISIGMVFAAELSMLSGKLKEHEVERHRTVLGSLGLPLTYRADRWEQLLATMQRDKKARSGSLRFVVLDAIGKPTMLNAPTPELVFTAFQAIVE, encoded by the coding sequence GTGAGTTCAGTAATCGGTAGGGGACTGCTATCAGAAGTATCGAAGAGCCTTGACGGGGTAAAAAAGGTACTCATACTTCACCCGCAATCACTTTCAACGACCGCCATCGCCGTCCAGGAGGAGCTACGCAGTAAGGGCTTTGAGGCGCTGGTTGCTGAGGTGCCGAACTCTGAGGATGCTAAGCGGATCGAGGTCGCAAGCTTCTGCTGGCAAATCATGGGTCAAGCAGACTTCCATCGAAACGATGCCGTGATTGGAATCGGCGGGGGTTCAACGACCGACCTTGCTGGATTCGTCGCTGCAACCTGGTTGCGCGGGGTTAGAAGTGTTTTGGTGCCAACCACCCTCCTTGGAATGGTAGACGCGGCCATCGGCGGTAAGACCGGAATCAATACCTCCGAGGGGAAAAACTTGGTTGGGGCATTTCACCTGCCGCACCGAGTAATCATTGACCTGGACACCCTCGACACGCTTCCTCGAAACGAACTGCTGGCCGGTATGGCAGAGGTCGTGAAATGTGGCTTCATTGAAGACCCCTGGATTCTGGATGCAGTAGAGAGCGAAGGTGCTCAAATTGACACCCACTCTGAGGTGTTCGAGGAACTGATTCGCAGGGCAGTTGCCATAAAAGAAAACGTCATCGCGGTTGATCTCAGGGATACCGGTAATCGCGAATTTTTGAATTACGGTCACACCTTGGGGCATGCTATAGAGCACGCGGAGCGTTACAAATGGCGTCACGGAGCCGCAATCTCCATAGGAATGGTGTTTGCAGCCGAGCTCTCCATGCTCAGCGGAAAGTTAAAAGAGCATGAGGTCGAACGTCACCGCACTGTTCTTGGGTCACTGGGTCTTCCACTTACCTATCGAGCTGATCGCTGGGAGCAGCTGCTGGCGACAATGCAGCGTGACAAGAAGGCGCGTAGTGGGTCTTTGAGGTTCGTGGTACTGGATGCCATCGGCAAGCCAACGATGCTAAACGCACCAACTCCAGAGTTGGTATTCACGGCTTTTCAGGCGATTGTGGAATAG
- the nusB gene encoding transcription antitermination factor NusB: protein MSARTKARKRALDALYAADVRQESAMDLLKQTEQQSQDRQNQDVIFDYAEMLVTGYLENANQIDTELQMLADNWSIERMPAVDRALLRLGAWEILHNSEVPNEVAIAEAVALAGEYSTDESPKFINGVLARLAKGRQAL from the coding sequence TTGAGCGCCCGGACCAAAGCGCGTAAGAGGGCCCTAGACGCTCTTTACGCGGCGGATGTGAGACAAGAGTCCGCAATGGATTTACTGAAGCAAACCGAGCAGCAGAGTCAAGACCGTCAAAACCAAGACGTCATTTTTGACTACGCCGAAATGCTCGTGACGGGATATCTCGAAAACGCCAACCAAATCGATACTGAGCTTCAGATGTTGGCGGACAACTGGTCTATTGAGCGAATGCCTGCGGTTGATCGTGCACTTCTCAGACTGGGAGCGTGGGAGATCTTGCACAATTCCGAGGTTCCTAACGAGGTCGCCATTGCGGAGGCAGTGGCCTTGGCAGGGGAGTACTCCACCGATGAGTCACCCAAATTTATAAATGGCGTTTTGGCACGGCTGGCCAAAGGCAGACAGGCGCTCTAG